A segment of the Romeriopsis navalis LEGE 11480 genome:
TGATCACGAATCTTTGCCACATAGTCGGCAATCTGATCGGTATTCAAGCGATAGCTCAACGGATTGGCAATCAGTCTGGAGGTGCTGTAAAACAGCGTTTCGATTTCGATTAAGCCATTCTCGCGCAGGGTATTGCCCGTGGCGACAAGATCGACGATCGCTTCCGACATGCCCGTAATCGGCCCCAGCTCCACCGAACCATACAGCGGCACGATATCCACCGGCAAATCTAAGGAATCAAAGTGGTCGCGGGCACAGTTGACAAATTTTGAAGCAACGCGGCCATGCATCGGCAAATCCAGGCTCGATCGATAGGGGCTGGATTCCTTAACAGCCACAGATAAGCGACAGCCACCATATTTCAGATCCACTAGCTGTGCCACATTCGGACGCTGTTCGCGCAGCACGTCAT
Coding sequences within it:
- the hisG gene encoding ATP phosphoribosyltransferase produces the protein MLTFALAKGGLLKDSIKLLQSIGLDFSAFLDPGFRQLQITDPTGTAKALLVRNGDVSVYVQYGQAHLGIVGYDVLREQRPNVAQLVDLKYGGCRLSVAVKESSPYRSSLDLPMHGRVASKFVNCARDHFDSLDLPVDIVPLYGSVELGPITGMSEAIVDLVATGNTLRENGLIEIETLFYSTSRLIANPLSYRLNTDQIADYVAKIRDQVNATALV